The genomic window TCCTGGTCCCACAAAGGGCATCTCTGCTCCTTTGGTGCCCGCTGAAACCCAaaatggagcagcagcagcgttgcagcaaagaaaagagatgaggaaacaggaggattttttttttttttaaacaaagtttatTCCTTCTTCATAAAATACACCTGTAAAAAACTGTAAGTGATGTGCTGGCTGGGCCAGAGTTCTGTACAAAAACACACAATCATGcataggtaaaaaaaaaaacaatactatTTTTATATTAGCTTTTAAGTTAATATATGAACACGTTTACAATTactaataaatacataaatacaaacGTTCTGCTTGTATTTTTGAGGTgggatttgtgttttttttttaaaaaaaagttgttggcaaattggtgggggggggggaggacggaGTGGGGGGGTGCAGAGGAGCTGGCGCTGCCCCTGCGCCCGGGCAGGTCCCcggtggctgggctgcagcacgtTTAAGCCAGCTCAAACCCTGCAGGTTTCCAGCCACATTGTCCCTGAGCTACGTGATCgtccctggggagggatccAGCCAGCTGGAGGAGGGGTGGAGGATGCTCAGTGCGGTCACCTCTCGAGGTGGATGGGGACAGCAAACCCCAAGagccaggggaaggggaacCCAGCGCCCCGACCACGGTCAcggaggagagaggagggttTCTCAAGCTGATAATTTGCTGTTTTCCATCCTGCTCCCTCCATCaaccccttttttcttttttcccctggcgATCACAGAGCCAGCAAAtggctcccagccctccccttgAGTCCAGTGTTGGATTTTCTAACAACAAGCAGAACTGCTACTACCTAAAAATGCAGCACAGTAGAAAAGCTTTTAAGGAATAACCCAAGAACCCAACTGCTGCTGGCCCACCAAGTATACAGCATTAAGCAGGCTGGCCACCTCTGAGATGTTCTGCCAGCAGAAGTCATTGCAGATGCCAGGAATCCCACCacaacaagagaaaaaaaaaaagcccaggaAAGGATGATCCAGTTAAAAACAAGAGGATGCCTTCACCGTGCAAAGATGCTGCTTGGCACCAAGCCTCACGAGGTCCATAGAGTACCAGTGCTTCCCCGTGAGACAATCCCAAAGGCAGCTTGCAATAGTTTTTGGCTCATTGCATTGGTTGAGTGAAACGAAGGCACCAGCTTGGGTTTCATGAGGAAGCGCCGAGAGCCTAGGTCTGGCAGAGGAGACCACGGGGCTTGAACTTCACGGGAGGGTCAGCTCCTCCAGGCTCAGCCGTACGAGAGCTTCAAGGGCTGCGAGCCGCGAtaaaaaggtataaaaaaaaaaggaactgttCTTCAAGGTATTCGTGTTCCCACGTGGGAAGGTGCTGCTTAGCTCACTTGGTACTGGAAGGAGCCCTGCTGCACCAGCTTGGAGGAGATGTCCTCCGCTATGCCCCCCAGGTCGATGCGGTGCAGGGCCTCCAGCAGCGTGTTCACGGAGGCGCTCATCCCTTGCTTGTTCTGCCACATGTTGAGCATCTGGAAGAAGGGCTCCTGCGAGTATTTGTCGTTCATCTCCGCCAGAGCGAGGTCGTtctccagcaggtcgagggCTCGGCCGTATCTCTTCCAGTCCTTGAAGGGCACGTCTCGGGCAAAGACGTGAAAAGAGCGACGCAGAACTGGAACCAGGAGGGGAAAAGCTCAGGGGACGTGGAAGAGCACGGACGTTGGGGCCAGCAGGGATTATCCCAGAGAGCCCACACGCTCAGCACACCCCTGGGCCCCAGCACTTACGGATAACGGGGTCTTCTCCTGGCACTGGAACCAGAATCTTCTGGGTTTTCGCACTGGGATCCGAGGTCCTTGCTACCACCTCCTGAAAAGAGAACATCCTACAGCACCCAGCAAGCGTCCCCAGGTCCCATTAacagggggtttggggaccctCTCCATTTTtcggggggggtttggggcaagGGATGGCCACACACCCCCAGGACACCCATCACTTCACAGCACTGGGGTCGCAGCAGCCCAAAGCAGGGGAGGGCAGGCTCATGGGTCCAGGGCAGGGAATGAAAAGGTTTGCTTAGAGTTGGGTGTTAAAGCAGGAGATTTGGGGTCCAGAATGAGGGTAAGACGGACACGTTGGTCCTGCCCTGGAAGCCCTGGAGCTGATGAGCGTGGTCAAGGTAAAGGAAAGGCTCAGAGCTCGGCCGAGcagcggggagcaggggggcaCGGTGCCCTACCTCCAGCCCTGGGGCGCTGGGAGCCCCCacggcagggagcagcccccgctCCTGGTCCCGGGAGAGGTGCTCGTTGCGGATGTTGTCCCGCGTCCCCAGCCCACCCCGCCAGCACCGGGTCAGCTGCAGCACCAGGTAGTgctggggggagagaaacacaAAGCTGCCGAGCTGGAGACCCCTGCTCCCAACCGGGGCGGTGATaccagcccccggggggggggtgggcgcAGGAGACCCCCGCTCTGCTTGGCCACAGCCCCCTGCACGCTCCCCCAGCCTTCCCGGGGGGctgcaagcaaagcaaggagggagcagagccccCACCACGACTCACCACCACGTTGCCAGACTTTCTGCCCAGGTCTCTGCTGTCCcctggaaggaaaagcagagccgTCAGCCCCAGGGGACGTCCCTCTTCCCACCCAGAGCCCCCATTTGGGGGTCAGCACCCCGGGTCCCCCCTCACCTGCAGCGGGGTGCCTGCAGCAGCGCTTCcacagcaagagcagcagcaggaccgcAGCCAGCGCCACGATGATGACGATGACGATCACTGGTAACACAGGGCACGTTGAGGCAGCGGCTCCCACGTCTCCAGCCCTCGCCCCCGTCCCTCCGGCCGCCCCAAACTTACTGTAGGAGCCGGAGAAGGAGCCCGTGGGGGGGCCGCAAAGGAGGTCGCTGTGCGGCGTGCACGGAGCTATCTTCACTTGCCCACTGGGGCACCTGGaaaaggggagagggagcaggCTCAGAGGCTGGGGCTCCCCGCAGCACcttgagaccccccccccccaaggaccccccagCTCACCGGGACTGGCACTTCTGGCACATCTCGCAGGGGTGGTCGGGGGAGCAGAAGGTGCCGTTCTTGCAGACGCACTGCGTGTTCCTGGTGGCATTGCAAGGACTCAGCTCCACCTGGTCTGTGGGCGAGAAGCCACAGGgctccatcctgctgctggggctctcTGCCCCGCTCCCTAACGCAGCAAAGGACGCGCAGACCCGGGGACGACCAGGGCGCTGCTTTACCCTTTCCCACCCCGCCGTGCCCACGTGCCAAAGCAATGCTTTAAAAGCCCCGCCAGCAGCCAACGGGCACTACGTGAGCCCAGATCCTCGCGGTCCTCGCATCCCAGCTTTGCACCGAGGGGATGCCGCGCCGAACGGAGACGCAGGGCTGGCATACGAGCCTCCACGCCGGGTCGGGgcgcagcctgctcctgcagcacccgcAGCGCGAGGCCGCTCCTCGGGGATGCTGCGGGTGGGTCTGTGCTCTAAACGCGGAGCTCTGCGGCCAGCCAAAGCCATGCTGCCGACCTGCATCGCCCTCCCGCACACCAGCTCCTACCTTCCCTACACGTCCAGCAGCGCAGGCACCTGCCGAAGTGACTGGGGTATTCGACGTACCCGTCTGCTTCACACGGCAAGCACGTGCTGGAGCCGTTTTGCTCTTTACAGTGCTCCGCCACGTAGGTGCCTGCAAAAAGGGGTGGacggggggagaggaggaggaagaaagggctTATCAGTGGTTGTACAGCACGGGGTGGGGATGTCCTTGCAGCAAGAGCTGGTTCTGCTGCAAAGTCGTGTGCTGTGATGTTTTTTCGGGATGTTTGAGGCCGTCTTACCTGCGGGGCACAGCCTGCAATACCAACCGCTGTCCTGGACCTGGTAAAAGTCTTCCCCTTTCCTGCTTAGCTCCAAGAGATCCACCCTGTCCCTCCTAACCTCCACTGCGGCAGCCGTTGACAAAACAGCCttctgttaaaggaaaaaataataaaaaaaaaagattaaaacccACCCCAAGGCCATGGTGCAAAGCAGGAGCACGGCACTGGGACGGCCCGGAGCTGCTGGACCCGGCGGCTGAGCCCCCTGGCGCAGGTACTTCAAGAGATTATTTCCTTAGGATCACACCAcgcctcctttccttccccaatTTCTCAGCACGTGAGCCAACGGTACGAGAGAAAACAGCACAGTGCCACacggggaggaagaagaagagggagagCAGAGGCGGGGAGGAAGGCAGCCGTGCGCCCGGGCTGCTCGGTTCCACCGTTGCCGCGCCGTGCCGTCACCGTGCGGCGGGTCGGGAAGCTGGCGGCCCCATCTCTGCCTGCTCACCGCCACTCTTCCACCGGCTCAGCTCCTTCTGTGCCTGCTGAGCCCCGTGGGATGATGCTCAGGGGGGCAGCGCTCGCCCCAGCAGGGGTTTGAGGGCCCCAGGGGGGTCGGTGCCCCTCGGCACCTTGCACCCTCATGGCACAGGGGCGCGCGtggcgggggcagcccccaggggcaCCCTGCCCTTTCCCTCCTATCCTTGGAGCTGGAAACCTGCCTGCTAAGCACATATTTCTTCCAGGAGTCAGAAGCAGCCTTGAAAGGCTAAAACAATACGGTGATGAGTCACTGCTGCCGCTCGGCCGgtccccccccttctcccctcctcttcctcctcgcaTTCCTCGCTCGGCGCAAGGAAGGGCGTGAGCATTGTGTGAGCACCCAGCGAGCCTGGCTGTGCTCAGCACAAGACGACACAGCTCCATTAGGCCGAGAGGACAGGTCCCCATGTCACCTCCACGCCTGGCCCGGAGGAACCaagccccggtgccccccaagGTGCTGCTCCAAAGGCTGAGCGCTCCCCGGCTTCGAGGAGCCGGCCCGCGAGCTTTTCAACTTGCCgcctccccggggctgctcgAGGAGGGTTCGAAAAGAATATCAGAGGGAATAAAAGTAACAGGGCTGGGATCCCAGACTGGGCACGCCGTGATCCCGGTGGTAAAATGGGAAATTggagaaatgcaaaatgcacCCGGGGATAAATGTCCCTACGGGGAGCACGCGCACAGGCTCCAGCACGCTTCATGTACAGGTCCGCATCTTCCACCACTGCCTGCTCAAGCTGAGAGGGTTTGGAAGTTTATAAAGTCTTTTCCTATCCCATATAAGTTTGCTTCTACCTTCCAGCCACGAGCGATTcaccctctgcagcccccagggcttCACCCAGCCCAGCCTTGGAAATTTTTAGGGATGGGGACTGCACAGCCCGGCCCGCTGCCTGTCCTcgcaggggggaaaaaaaaactcctttccCCATTCAAACTCTGCCAGGCTGCAACATAACATTATCTGCCGTTGGGAAAGGCCCCTAAGGCGCAGGATTTCATCACTTTTCAGGAACCAGAGCTTGCCCGCGCACACGATAAGGCTATCAGcccccagcaccttcccccagcgctgcagcagcagcacactgggCAGGTCTCTAACCTATCGGCCCCACAAAGCCCCTGGGGCCAGAGGCAACGTGTTCAGGGGTTGTTCTCACCCCCAGTAAACATCCAAGGAAAGCAAAGTTGCCCCAGGGCAGAGGAATTGCCGGGCAGGAATCCCGATAGCCATTAAAAGGGGAGGTCGGGAGCAAAAGCGCTGGGAAGCCCCGGTCCTTCTCTTTTCCTCGGgttctgtttttccccaaaagcgATCCCAAGGAAGGGAACGGGCCACCACGGCAGAAAACAGACCTCGTGCTGTACTCCCAACCCTCAGCAGACCTCCGAAGAGGTTTTATAGGTGCGCCAGCTCTCGGTCTGGGGAAGGGAGGCCCTAAGTCCCCGCGCACCAGCGGCCGTGGCCGGGGGTTTTCCCCTCCGGGCTTTACGCAAGCGGAGTTTGAGTTCCTGCAAATCCTGAGCGCTCCTCCTCGGGCACCGTGGCCCAGGTCCAGGCATGATGCAACAGGCATTGGTGACCAGAGGAAGGAACCGTAGCCGCAGGATCGTATGATTATCACGTGAGGCTACCGTCCCCATCGGTCCCCcctcctctttttgtttttttaacttatttttaagtaatagaaaaaaaaaatagaaaagctgtTAAAACCTGGCCCGTAGGTGCTGGGTTTGGTAAGGCTCGACTTTACCAGGCAAGTCTGAGCGCTGGGAGATGCAGGGAAATATCACCTGCCCCACCTGATTCCCGTAAATGACTTAGAGAAGGGAACGCAGGCAAAGCTGACGCTCCTGGATGCCGTTACGGCAGCGCCGAGCACCGCGGCACGTGAACAGCCACCGCGTGAGGCAAGACCTTCGGTATTTCGGAGCTCGAGCAACACCCCAATTCACCAAGAAATGTGATGCGCGCAGCTGGGCGTTTCTGTCCTAAAGGAGGGCTCGGACACGCTTTGAGCGTGTCAGCCCTGAGTGTCCCCGGCGGACCCCGATGCTATTGAACGTCCCCGGCGATCGCGAGATGCCGACGGCACACAGGGCTTGGAGGCACACAGGGCTTGGAAGCGAAGCTTGTGGAAATCCCCTCCAGCGCGGGCAGCGCTCGCCGtcgggatccccccccccccatgggacaagcctccagccccaagccgccccccagcccgcagccccccagcccaggcacgTCCCATCCCGGCTCTGTGCCCCGCAGCCTCAGCCCCGCgtgcccccgctccccgcaaACCCCAAAACCAGAGGCGGCAgatcctcctgctcccctcctgtGGGGGCCGGGTGAGCCCCCATAACCCCTAGattgtgggaccccccccccacagcccccgctCCCCACATAGCCCCTTGGCCAGCGGACCCCCCCATAGCCTCTGCTCCCCCAGACCGGGTAAACCCCCCGTAaccccatctccccccacagcccctgccccggctGAACCCCtacccctgacccccccccgacacccccctGCTAAAGGGAACCCCCGATCCTTTACTCTTCCCCCatcacccccacccccaggggAGCCCCCAACCCCTACACCCAAGGGTCCCCCCATTCACACCACCCCCCCTCTATACAaaccagccccccccagcccccaaaacgACCCCAatcgccccccaccccccccctgccttttttcccctattcCCAAGCCCTGTAGGATCGCGCCCCTCGACGGCGCTGCAAGCCCGGGCATGCCACGGAGGCAGATCCGAGGGTCCCAGGCCCACCCCCCAAATTCCCTTAaatccccccgggacccccccgcccccccccggaccccacacaccgccagcagcagggggaggCAGCCCCGGCGGGACGAGAGGCGCAGCGCCGAGCGCATCGTGCGCGGAGCGGGTTAGGAACTAGCGGAGGGCAGCttcgccaaaaaaaaaaaaatatatacatatatatataaaaaaaaaaatcctcgcAGCCGACTCCCGGGGCCCCCAAAGgtccacccccaaaaaaaaaaataataaaaaaatcagagcgTGTGTCCCGCAGAGGGACCCGAGCGCTCCTGGTGCTCCGCGCCTGGGCGCcgctgctctgctgcccccGCCCTCGGGGCCGGCCCTTTTCCTGCTGCCCAACCCcttccctcgggtcctatcgcTGCTCGCCGGGGAGCTCAGCACCTCTCCCCTCGGGAGAAAGGTGTAAACCCCCgggaggtctcccctcagcctcctcctcctcctcttctggacGAAGAAACCCAGGGGACACCAGGCGCCCCCCCAcccgtcccctcccctccagccccttccccatcctTGGGGCGCTGGCGGTTTTATATCTCCGTTATAGCACGGTGCCCAGCTGGGAGGAAAGTTAAAAGCAGAATATTGTTGAGGAGGAGGACGGGGTAGGGACGGAAGGCTGGCGAGGAGCACTGCAAGCACGCTCGAGTGACCTTGCAGCTGGGACCGCGTCAAGGCAGGGGACTTgtaagaaagagagagaaaaagaaaacgtaAAAAGAGATTATATAAATCACGCCTGCCGCTGCTTGTGCTGCCTGCTCGACAAGCAGCACATCTGTGCGTAGATAACCGAGGCGTTTGGTGGGCTTGGGGGCACCCCACAGGGTGCGCTTGAGCCCCCTGCTTTGGCACGGAGATGGAAGAAGCACGGAGAGgatcacagcacagaaaaaaaaacctgcgcCTGCGTCAGCTCGTGGTGAGAGCAGGTGAAAGCAGCAGCACGGAGAGCTCCCAGCGTGGGGTAGCAGTTCCTGCGGCCCCGCTCGGGCGCCACGTTGGGGGCACCCCGGCTGGCGAGGTGTCAAGCGTGACCGCAAAATCATCGAGTCCTTCGTTCAAATCATTTCTGCAAACATTGAGAGGACTGGCCCTACAATGGAGCCCCGGGGAACCCCACTAATGTTAGGCTGCCAGGCTGGTGTAACCCCGTTACAAGAACCCTGTTGGCCTGACCCATCAGCTAATTGTTCGCCCATCTCATAATAAttttatctaactgtattctggttgtcttgtccagaaggatattgtgagagacagtatcgcaagctttgctgaaatccagacAGATTACATCGACTGGCTTCCTTTGATCCACCAGCTGGGTGATcttgtgaaaagaaataaatgttagaCATGAGCTTCCCCTATTGAACCCACATTGGCTGTTACCAATCGCTGCGTTGTCCCTTAGATGATTTtaaataactcccagaataattttctaaattttacCAGGCACCAaagtgagactgactggcctggaATTGCCAGGatcttccttcttgcccttcttggaAACTGGGtgcacatttgccagcttccagtcagctGGGACCTCTCCGGATTCCccagatcattgaaaaataatcgGGAGAGGTCCCACAATGACATTAGACATCCCTctgagtaccctgggatgaatcccatcaggccccctggacttgtatggatccaggtggagcagcaaatgtGCACAAATTTGGGGTTTATCATTCCTGCAGTCTCGGTCCTCCATCCTAGGGCATTTGGAGTCCCAGGGTCCCTCTttggtgttgaagacagagccaaaaattcattaaatatctctgctttgtctatgtccctgtttgttagGTGCCCATCCTCATAAAATATCAGAGCGATGTTtgctctggtcctccttttcctgataactgggctgggctgggctcagcCCCCGGGCACAGCACGGTTTGGCCCCGGGCACGTCGTGGAGGTGATGGGACGAGAGCTCTGGGCACAGCGAACGGGGCCATATAGtggtgggaggaagaggaggaaggaaagggaggaaggaggaggacaaGGGCTGGCCCTTGGCACTTCCAAACTCGTGCCACCACCGCTGCAGCACGTTTCAGTACGATGTGTGACAACAGCCTGGTGTGAAAGCTGAGCTGGGCTCACGTTTCACAGCACCTTATTTTTTTACCAcggttttcctttttcttttcgtGCCCAAACTTCTGGTTTCGAAGCTCCCAGCTCAGGCAGGAGCCGCCGGGAACGCTTCGCTGAGCCTGTGCTCCTCGGTGCTCCTTCGGTTTGCATTTTTCACCATCACATAGCGCCTGTCTCAAGTGAGCAAAGGCACAGGTTTTGTCTCccaagggggaagaaaaagaaagaaaaggctgcaCGAACTTTCTGTGTGCCTTCCGTCTGAGCGCGGAAATCCCAGCGCATCGCCTCGGGGAGGGAACAAACAAATATATGGAAAACCTTTGGACTTTCTGCCATTACACAATCGGTTCTCCTGCAGCTGTGTGGATGGGGTGGGAGAAAAACTGCCCCAACATAAGCGAGTTGAGATGGCGACGTGGTGACTTGTTAATTTTTTGCCAGCCTTGAACTCTGGGCTCACCCGTACTGTGAGCGCGTACTGGATTCAGGGCTTGGGGCAGGCTCTCTCCCTAGGAAATGACTCACCCAGGCTGTGGATGAGTAACTCTTGAGCGGCCGATCCTTTTTTAAGCATTGCCCAAGGCACAACAAGTGCAGGTGAGAGCTTGGAAGAAGATGGCAGGGCGGGAACAAGGCTGCTTGGCGGGGAAGCAGCTCGGGGAACTGGGAAAAGCGGGTGAGAGCGGGGCATCGGATGGGACCTGGAGGAAGGCAGCGATGCTCTGCAGGTCCGGATGGATCAGTAGGGCTGGAGGCAACCCGCTCAGGATGTGGGTATTCGGGAAGCATCCCCCTTTGGCAGTTACCCTCACGGCACAGCGAGCAGCCGCGCTACGCAATGGAAATCTGCTTTGCTCCAGCAGAAGTCGGGACCTGTCCGTGCCGAGAGTAATTAAGCTGAAGTGTGATTTAAAGGAAATGAATTCCTGGTTGTTTCCTGGGTGGGTACTTGCATTACAAGCCCCAAAAGTATGCAGGGCCTTTTGTTTAACCAAAATCATATGTTCTTTGCCCTGGATACCACTGACATCAGTTTAAGTCGCTCGGGGCCTTAgcagacagcatttttttttctgttaggtCAGAATAAATGCTGGTTCACAATCTTGCAATATTTGCATGTtcagtgggatgggaaaggACCAAAAGTCCGTCCTGATGATGTTTATGGGACTGCCTCGTGTAGACTCAGAGCACAATCAGGTGCTGCTGC from Anser cygnoides isolate HZ-2024a breed goose chromosome 26, Taihu_goose_T2T_genome, whole genome shotgun sequence includes these protein-coding regions:
- the LOC106049708 gene encoding tumor necrosis factor receptor superfamily member 10A isoform X1, whose translation is MRSALRLSSRRGCLPLLLAKAVLSTAAAVEVRRDRVDLLELSRKGEDFYQVQDSGWYCRLCPAGTYVAEHCKEQNGSSTCLPCEADGYVEYPSHFGRCLRCWTCREDQVELSPCNATRNTQCVCKNGTFCSPDHPCEMCQKCQSRCPSGQVKIAPCTPHSDLLCGPPTGSFSGSYMIVIVIIVALAAVLLLLLLWKRCCRHPAAGDSRDLGRKSGNVVHYLVLQLTRCWRGGLGTRDNIRNEHLSRDQERGLLPAVGAPSAPGLEEVVARTSDPSAKTQKILVPVPGEDPVILLRRSFHVFARDVPFKDWKRYGRALDLLENDLALAEMNDKYSQEPFFQMLNMWQNKQGMSASVNTLLEALHRIDLGGIAEDISSKLVQQGSFQYQVS
- the LOC106049708 gene encoding tumor necrosis factor receptor superfamily member 10A isoform X2; translation: MRSALRLSSRRGCLPLLLAKAVLSTAAAVEVRRDRVDLLELSRKGEDFYQVQDSGWYCRLCPAGTYVAEHCKEQNGSSTCLPCEADGYVEYPSHFGRCLRCWTCREDQVELSPCNATRNTQCVCKNGTFCSPDHPCEMCQKCQSRCPSGQVKIAPCTPHSDLLCGPPTGSFSGSYMIVIVIIVALAAVLLLLLLWKRCCRHPAAGDSRDLGRKSGNVVHYLVLQLTRCWRGGLGTRDNIRNEHLSRDQERGLLPAVGAPSAPGLEVVARTSDPSAKTQKILVPVPGEDPVILLRRSFHVFARDVPFKDWKRYGRALDLLENDLALAEMNDKYSQEPFFQMLNMWQNKQGMSASVNTLLEALHRIDLGGIAEDISSKLVQQGSFQYQVS
- the LOC106049708 gene encoding tumor necrosis factor receptor superfamily member 10A isoform X3; its protein translation is MRSALRLSSRRGCLPLLLAKAVLSTAAAVEVRRDRVDLLELSRKGEDFYQVQDSGWYCRLCPAGTYVAEHCKEQNGSSTCLPCEADGYVEYPSHFGRCLRCWTCREDQVELSPCNATRNTQCVCKNGTFCSPDHPCEMCQKCQSRCPSGQVKIAPCTPHSDLLCGPPTGSFSGSYMIVIVIIVALAAVLLLLLLWKRCCRHPAAGDSRDLGRKSGNVVEVVARTSDPSAKTQKILVPVPGEDPVILLRRSFHVFARDVPFKDWKRYGRALDLLENDLALAEMNDKYSQEPFFQMLNMWQNKQGMSASVNTLLEALHRIDLGGIAEDISSKLVQQGSFQYQVS